DNA sequence from the SAR202 cluster bacterium genome:
CCGCACCTTGCATATCGCCTCCAACTGCGTCGGGGCCTGGTGTCCTGTGCCGATGATACCCACCGTCGCCACCTTTTTCGGTGCCAGGTATTTCACCGCCACGCCCGTCGTCGCACCAGTGCGAAGCTGCCCTAATCGATTCGACGGCATAAAGGCCAGCAGTTGCCCCGTCGAAGCGTCGTACAGCGAAACGTGGAAGCTATAGCCGCCCTTTACCACCGTATAGACCTTCACCCCAAACACGCCCTGGTAGAACAGCCCGCCTGCCATCACCGCCAGCTCCCCCGTCGGCGACATGACGCGGCGGCGCGCCAGGTTGTACCCCTCGTCCTTGCCATAGTGTCGCAGCATGTCCTCGATGGCTGGCAGCATGTCGTCCATGTTCACCAGCTTGTCCACGTCCTGGTCGGTCAGAAAAAGGGTCATGACTGACTCCTTTAGGCGATGCGTGAAGTCTATCAAATGGCGCTCAATTTTTCCGAAGTGTTATTATTAAGACACTATGGGAATATTCTCTAAACCCATCACCTTCCACGCCACTGCCAATGGCCACACCGAGACCTTCGATGGCCTTGTAGATACTGGCGCCATGTTCACTGTCGCGCCTTCCTCCGTCCTGCGGCGACTGGGTGTTATGCCTCTCCAGACCATCCCCGTCCGATTTGCTGATGGCCGCACCGAGCAGTGGCAGCTAGGCCAAGTTGAAGTACAGCTTGAAGGCAAAAGGCTTCCCATTCTCTGCTTCTTCGGGCCGGAAAACACTCCGGTGCTGATAGGGGCTCATACACTTGAAGCCTTCCTCTTTATAGTAGACCCTATCGAGAAGAAGCTGGTGCCTAAAGAAGCCTTGTTGATGTAGCAGTTCCGCCTCTGTTCCCCTCCACTCTTGGCGCATCCGTCCTCTATCCGCCATAATAACCACGCACCATCTTCTGGAGGGCCTTCATGCGCAATCTCTGGTCTGAGTCCGAAGCCCAGGGCAAGAACGAACTCGACACCCTGGTCTATCAAAGCCGCCTCATCGGCGCTGACACGTCGCTGGTGGTCTGGGGCGGTGGCAACACGTCGATTAAGTCCACTGTCAAGGACTTCCGAGGCCGCCACGTCGAAGCCCTCGTCGTCAAAGGCTCCGGCTCGGACATGAAAAGCATTGAGCGCAAGCACTTCCCCAGCCTACGCCTCGACGACACCCTGGCCCTCTTCGACCGCGACGCCATGACCGACGATGAGATGGTTGAGTACCTCGGCATGTGCATGTTGGACCCCAAGGCGCCCCGGCCCTCCATCGAGACCCTGCTCCACGCCTTCCTCCCCTTCAACAGCGTCGCCCACTCACACGCCGACGCCATTGTATCGCTGACCAACACCCGCGAGTGCCTGGACATCCTCAAGGCCGTCTATGGCAAAAAGGTCTCCTGGGTCGAGTATATCCGCCCCGGTTTCAAGCTCTCCAAGCTCGTCGGCCAGACCGTCAAAGCCAACCCTAAAGTTGACGGTATCATCCTTATCAACCACGGCCTTTTCACCTGGGGCGGCGACGCCAGGCAGACCTACGACCGCCACATTGACATCGTCACTAAGGCCGAGGAGTACATCGTCTCCAAGTCTCGCGGCAAGGCCGTGTTCAACGTAGTGAAGTCCCGCGCCCTCCCCGACGACCGCCGCCGCGCCCTCGCCGCCGCCCTGGCCCCCACCCTGCGAGGCGCCGTCAGCCGGAAGCAAGGTGTCGTCCTGCGATACGACGACGCGGCGGACATCCTCGAATTCGTGAATTCCAAGGAGGCCGCCGAGTTATCCCAAATCGGCCCTGCCACTCCCGACCACACCCTCCAGACCAAGATTAAGCCGATGTGGGTGGAACTGGACAATCCTGACGATATAGAAGCCTCCAAAAAGCAGATAAAGGCCGCTGCCGACCAGTACGCCGACGACTATGCCGCCTGGTACCAGGCCAACACAGACAACAAGCACCCCATGCTGGACCCCTACCCTCGCGTCATCCTCGCGCCGGGCCTGGGTATGTGGTCCACCGGCAAGGACGCCCGCGCCGCCCTCATCGCCGGCGACATCTACCACCACACCATCAGCGTCTTGAAGTCCGCCTCGGCCATCGGCCACTACTCCTCGCTGTCCGATAAAGATTCCTATGACGTCGAGTACTGGCCCATGGAGCTGTACAAGCTTACTCTGCTTCCGCCCGACCGCGAGCTATCTCGAAAAGTCGCCCTGGTCACCGGCGCCGCCAGCGGCATCGGCCTCGGCATCGCGCGGCGATTGGCCGCCGACGGCGCCCACGTCTTCCTCACCGATATCGACGCTGATGGCGTCCATAAGCTGGCCGAGGAGCTGAACAAGAAGCACGGCTACAACCGGGCCGCCGCCTGCGTCATGGACGTGACCAACGAAGAGAATGTCGCCGACGCCTTCCGACAGCTTCGACTGGCCTACGGCGGCCTCGATGTCCTGGTCTCCAACGCGGGCATCGCCTCCGCCGGCGCCGTCCACGACCTGCCGCTGAAGGACTGGCAGCGCTCCTTCGATGTCAATGCCACCGGCCACTTCCTGGTGTCGCGAGAGGCGGTACGGCTCATGCGGCAGCAGGGCATGGGCGGCAGCATCGTCTTCATCGGCACCCGCAACATCACCTCCCCCGGCAACGACTTCTCTGCCTACAGCGCCTCCAAGGCCGCCGAGGCCCAGCTAGGCAAGGTCATAGCCCTGGAAAACGCATCCCACGGCATCCGGTGTAACATCATCAACCCCGACGCCGTCTTTGAAGGCTCCAAGCTCTGGTCCCGCGACATCATGGAGCAGCGTGCCAAGACCCACGGCACCACCGTCGAGAAGCTTCCGGACTTCTACCGCCAGCGCAACATGCTTAAGGTCCAGATCACCCCCGCCGATGTCGCGGAGATCGTGGTGCTCTTCGCCGGCAGCCGCGCCGCCAAGACCACCGGCGCTATGTTCCCGCTGGATGGCGGAATCAAGGATGCGTTTGTAAGGTAGCTCCATGTCCCCTACCTTCCCCCCTTGTGGGGGAAGGATAAAGGATGGGGATTCTCGTCATTCCAGCGGAAGCTGGAATCCAGAACTCCTGGTAGAATAAATGACGCCATTGCCAGCATAGAACTGAAGCGGTCTATGAACGAGGCCAAGCTGTTAGAGCGCATCATCGTGAACCCCAAAATCTTTGGCGGTAAGCCTGTTATTCGGGGCCATCGTCTCGCCGTTGAACACGTACTGGGTATGCTGGCGGCCGGTGACACCCCTGAGACCATCCTCAAGGGCTATGCTTGGCTTGAGCCTGAAGACATTCAGGCCTGCCTCGTTTATGCTCGCCGTACCGTAGGCCGCGAGCGCATCGAACCTCTGACCATCGAGTCCTAGTCCTTGCGGCTGCTCTTGGACGCATGTGTATGGGGTGGTGCTACCAAACTCCTTTCTGAAGCCGGCCATGATGTTATTTGGGCCGGCAATTAGGACACTGACCCAGGTGATGAGGAAATCCTTTCCAGGGCCCATTCCGAGAACCGAGTCCTAATAACTCTCGATAAGGACTTTGGCGAGCTCACGATTGTACGGGGGCAAGCCCATTCTGGCATTGTGCGGCTGGTCAATTTCCAGGCTCAACAGCAAGGTTCCGTGTGTCTCCGTATACTAGATCAGTACGGAGATGAACTAAGCCATAGGGCCATCATCACAGTGGAGCCAGGTCGGGTTCGCATACGGTCTGGAGAGCCACCTAAGAGGTAGCTAAGTGTGAATGTTGTGCCTTTTCCACAAACAGGGGAAGGCTAAGCAGGCGATCTACCCCCCAACCTCTCCTCAAAATACGACTCCACCCGCCGCACATACTCGTCGGGGTAGTTGTTAAACGCATCCACGTGGTCCGCCCCGGGCGCTATCCATATCTTGCTGCCCGCCGGCGCCGCCCGGTGCACCCGCCGCCCCTGCTCGATGGGTATGCGAGTGTCCGCGTCGCCGTGGATGACAAGAATCGGGTAGTCCAGGCTCCTCACCGCCCGCTCCGGGCTTACGTCGCCGATGCTTATGTCGTACAGCCCCTGGGCGAAGAGCTTCGCCATCGGCAGGAACATGGGGGCCATGTATGCAGGTATGATGGTGCGCCGCGCCGTTTCGTCCGACAGCCGGTCGCTGGCGTTGGCGAAGGGGCTGTCCGCCACTACCGCCCATATCCTCGGCTCCTGCGACGCCGCCAGCAGGGCCGTCGCCGCCCCCATAGAGAACCCCAGCAGCCCCACCTTCTCCGCCGCCACGCCCCTCGACATCAAATAGTCCAGCGCGCCCAGCACGTCCTCCTGCTCAAAATACCCCGCCGACACCCTCGCCGCCTCCGATAGCCCCTGGCCCCGCAGGTCGAACAGCAGCGCCCCGTAGCCGGTTTGATGCAGTCTTGCCGCCAGGTCCACCGCGCCGTCGGCGGTGCGCTGGCTGTTGAGGCCGTGGACAAAAATAATCGTCGGCGCGCCCCCTTGGGCCGGGATGTGCCACCCCTCCAGCGTCACCTCTTCATCCCTCGACCTGAACCGCACCTCCTCATACACGACGCCGT
Encoded proteins:
- the rhaD gene encoding bifunctional rhamnulose-1-phosphate aldolase/short-chain dehydrogenase, whose protein sequence is MRNLWSESEAQGKNELDTLVYQSRLIGADTSLVVWGGGNTSIKSTVKDFRGRHVEALVVKGSGSDMKSIERKHFPSLRLDDTLALFDRDAMTDDEMVEYLGMCMLDPKAPRPSIETLLHAFLPFNSVAHSHADAIVSLTNTRECLDILKAVYGKKVSWVEYIRPGFKLSKLVGQTVKANPKVDGIILINHGLFTWGGDARQTYDRHIDIVTKAEEYIVSKSRGKAVFNVVKSRALPDDRRRALAAALAPTLRGAVSRKQGVVLRYDDAADILEFVNSKEAAELSQIGPATPDHTLQTKIKPMWVELDNPDDIEASKKQIKAAADQYADDYAAWYQANTDNKHPMLDPYPRVILAPGLGMWSTGKDARAALIAGDIYHHTISVLKSASAIGHYSSLSDKDSYDVEYWPMELYKLTLLPPDRELSRKVALVTGAASGIGLGIARRLAADGAHVFLTDIDADGVHKLAEELNKKHGYNRAAACVMDVTNEENVADAFRQLRLAYGGLDVLVSNAGIASAGAVHDLPLKDWQRSFDVNATGHFLVSREAVRLMRQQGMGGSIVFIGTRNITSPGNDFSAYSASKAAEAQLGKVIALENASHGIRCNIINPDAVFEGSKLWSRDIMEQRAKTHGTTVEKLPDFYRQRNMLKVQITPADVAEIVVLFAGSRAAKTTGAMFPLDGGIKDAFVR
- a CDS encoding DUF433 domain-containing protein, whose protein sequence is MNEAKLLERIIVNPKIFGGKPVIRGHRLAVEHVLGMLAAGDTPETILKGYAWLEPEDIQACLVYARRTVGRERIEPLTIES
- a CDS encoding alpha/beta fold hydrolase, giving the protein MARLLSSVRTNSRRVWVNRWARWSLIGLLALMAVVYVFISYMIASGVTVAERKEQDDNPSNYGVVYEEVRFRSRDEEVTLEGWHIPAQGGAPTIIFVHGLNSQRTADGAVDLAARLHQTGYGALLFDLRGQGLSEAARVSAGYFEQEDVLGALDYLMSRGVAAEKVGLLGFSMGAATALLAASQEPRIWAVVADSPFANASDRLSDETARRTIIPAYMAPMFLPMAKLFAQGLYDISIGDVSPERAVRSLDYPILVIHGDADTRIPIEQGRRVHRAAPAGSKIWIAPGADHVDAFNNYPDEYVRRVESYFEERLGGRSPA